A genomic segment from Rickettsia endosymbiont of Lasioglossum villosulum encodes:
- a CDS encoding HEPN domain-containing protein has product MKTELPERSLHIRGRLNFIVQQILELAQDKIAMIILYGSFARGDWVRDLPNGYHSDTDILIILKKGKYKGHATLNLEDNIYKRLIKTGVINPKQIIPYDSRISIILESIEEINRQLEKGRYFYTDLKKEGILLYDSGEYVLSEAKELPWSEMKEIAQDDYDYWFEKGCGFFIDCKYPIERNHLNISAFYLHQATESFYNAILLVFSNYKPKLHDLEKLSSMAENYSSELLQVFPIATPEQKECFELLKKAYVDARYDKNYKITKEQLLYLIERIEKLKEITERICIARISR; this is encoded by the coding sequence ATGAAAACCGAACTACCTGAACGCTCTTTACATATTAGGGGCAGGCTAAATTTTATAGTGCAACAAATTTTAGAACTTGCTCAAGATAAAATTGCTATGATTATCTTATATGGCTCTTTTGCTAGAGGTGATTGGGTACGTGATCTACCTAACGGCTATCATAGCGATACAGATATTTTGATTATTTTGAAAAAAGGTAAGTATAAAGGTCATGCTACTTTAAATTTAGAAGATAATATATATAAAAGATTAATAAAGACAGGAGTAATAAACCCTAAACAAATTATTCCGTATGATTCACGGATATCTATAATTCTTGAATCAATAGAAGAAATAAATAGACAGTTAGAAAAAGGACGTTATTTCTATACCGATCTTAAAAAAGAAGGCATTCTTTTGTATGATAGTGGAGAGTATGTTTTAAGTGAGGCTAAAGAGCTGCCTTGGAGCGAGATGAAAGAAATAGCTCAAGATGATTATGATTATTGGTTTGAAAAAGGATGCGGTTTTTTTATTGATTGTAAATACCCAATTGAGAGAAACCATCTCAATATAAGTGCTTTTTATCTTCATCAAGCTACCGAAAGTTTCTATAATGCTATTTTATTAGTTTTTTCTAATTATAAGCCGAAGTTACATGATTTAGAAAAACTAAGTAGTATGGCAGAAAATTATAGCAGTGAGTTATTGCAAGTTTTTCCTATTGCAACGCCTGAACAAAAAGAATGTTTCGAGTTGTTAAAAAAAGCTTATGTTGATGCAAGATATGATAAAAATTATAAGATTACGAAAGAACAACTGCTTTATCTTATTGAGCGAATAGAAAAATTAAAAGAAATTACTGAAAGGATTTGTATAGCAAGGATTAGTAGGTAG
- a CDS encoding COX15/CtaA family protein encodes MFSNLFLDSHLRRNDTERVTKWLFTCCIMVVVMIIVGGITRLTDSGLSIVEWRPVTGILPPFSYDTWQAEFAKYKAFPEYNAVNYGMTLSEFKFIYLLEFVHRLLGRATGLIYVLPLIYFYFKGIIKNRDILSYIIVLLLFCMQGFMGWYMVKSGLVNHPSVSHFRLAFHLIIAVIIYHLLFYKLFKNCCDILLIPSQINLKLPLIFSVAAIAMIYVQIFLGALVAGLDAGLVYNSFPLMGGNFIPIEIKDNFISFKNWSDPVFVQFIHRLGAYSLSIIIMALIISLLKVKNPKLNKVAFYLAIALLIQLSTGIITLLYYVPIIAASMHQFFAIVLLSVVIWCYSLIKNS; translated from the coding sequence ATGTTCTCAAATTTGTTTCTAGACTCTCATCTACGCAGGAATGACACTGAAAGAGTCACAAAATGGCTATTTACTTGTTGTATAATGGTCGTGGTGATGATTATTGTAGGCGGGATAACAAGGCTTACGGATTCCGGTTTGTCGATAGTTGAGTGGCGTCCGGTAACGGGTATTTTGCCCCCTTTTAGTTATGATACTTGGCAAGCTGAATTCGCTAAATATAAAGCATTTCCGGAATATAATGCAGTTAATTACGGGATGACTTTATCAGAGTTTAAATTCATCTATTTATTAGAGTTTGTGCATCGCTTGCTTGGTAGGGCTACAGGTTTGATATATGTATTACCTTTAATATATTTTTATTTTAAAGGGATCATAAAAAATCGTGATATATTATCCTATATAATTGTTTTGCTGTTATTCTGCATGCAAGGCTTTATGGGGTGGTATATGGTAAAAAGCGGTTTAGTTAACCACCCATCTGTTAGCCATTTTCGTCTAGCTTTTCATCTAATTATTGCCGTAATTATTTATCATTTGCTTTTTTACAAGCTATTCAAAAATTGTTGTGATATTTTACTAATTCCATCACAAATAAATTTAAAATTACCGCTAATATTTTCTGTTGCTGCTATTGCTATGATATACGTACAGATTTTTTTAGGTGCTTTAGTGGCAGGGCTTGATGCAGGGCTAGTATATAATAGCTTTCCATTGATGGGTGGCAATTTTATTCCTATAGAAATAAAAGATAATTTCATTAGCTTCAAAAATTGGTCTGATCCGGTTTTTGTCCAGTTTATACACCGTCTAGGTGCTTATAGTTTGTCTATAATCATCATGGCTTTGATTATTTCTTTGTTAAAAGTTAAAAATCCAAAATTAAATAAAGTAGCATTTTATTTGGCTATTGCTTTATTAATACAATTATCCACCGGCATAATTACTCTTTTATATTACGTTCCTATAATAGCAGCTTCTATGCATCAATTTTTTGCTATAGTGCTTTTATCTGTAGTAATTTGGTGCTATTCTCTAATAAAAAATTCTTAA
- a CDS encoding RluA family pseudouridine synthase, with protein sequence MIITVNSPIASRLDKYLRRLYPLLTQGVIEKALRQKQIIVNSKKAEASLRVVEGDEIFIHDKFNLPIAQPTKLVFTDAEITLAKKITTEYLIYEDDNIIAINKPAGLATQGGSKINLSVDSALKYLNSQGADFKLVHRLDKETSGLLLIAKNYVSSVKLHDAFKEKLVEKTYLAVTYGKPIKDQGEVKTNIEKSKGSIPKITDISTNNGKLAITYYKLLKSLTNNLFLVEFIPITGRMHQLRLHAKLLGCPIFGDNKYGNDKLMPYSKYMFLHASNIVLSKKVFGKEVNLEAKLPSYFNKV encoded by the coding sequence ATGATCATCACTGTAAACAGCCCTATTGCCTCAAGGTTAGATAAATATTTAAGGCGTTTATATCCTCTTTTGACCCAAGGAGTGATAGAGAAAGCATTACGTCAAAAGCAAATAATCGTTAATTCTAAAAAAGCAGAAGCAAGTTTAAGAGTGGTGGAAGGTGATGAAATTTTTATTCATGATAAGTTTAATTTACCTATAGCTCAACCAACTAAACTAGTTTTTACTGATGCTGAAATTACATTAGCAAAGAAAATTACCACTGAATATTTAATATATGAGGATGATAATATAATAGCGATTAATAAACCTGCGGGTCTTGCAACGCAAGGCGGTAGTAAAATTAATTTATCGGTCGATTCTGCATTAAAATATTTAAACAGCCAAGGAGCTGATTTTAAGTTAGTACATAGACTCGATAAAGAAACAAGCGGTTTACTTTTAATTGCTAAAAATTATGTAAGTAGTGTAAAACTTCATGATGCTTTTAAAGAAAAATTGGTTGAAAAGACCTATCTCGCTGTAACCTATGGAAAACCAATTAAAGATCAAGGAGAGGTCAAAACTAACATAGAAAAAAGTAAGGGGAGTATACCTAAAATTACTGATATTTCAACGAATAATGGTAAACTTGCCATTACTTATTATAAATTACTTAAATCACTTACCAATAACTTGTTTTTGGTTGAATTTATTCCGATTACGGGTAGAATGCATCAATTAAGATTGCATGCTAAATTACTAGGTTGTCCAATATTTGGTGATAATAAATATGGCAATGACAAATTAATGCCGTATAGTAAATATATGTTTTTGCATGCTAGTAATATAGTATTGTCTAAAAAAGTTTTTGGCAAAGAAGTTAATTTAGAAGCAAAATTGCCTTCTTATTTTAATAAAGTTTAA